A genomic window from Vanessa cardui chromosome Z, ilVanCard2.1, whole genome shotgun sequence includes:
- the LOC124543288 gene encoding voltage-gated potassium channel subunit beta-2 isoform X4, with the protein MRRHEMQGREGSGKDGIMSRSESTVSRCTPHTPLGPPDSVSVDSNPMPTIYRCRAPIASLDCMDEFSANSQQMLDQAGEMNSSKHMSAYMGNHASMPSSVTPGLRYKNLGKSGLRVPNIGLGMWTMLSEDCAEDIIMTALENGINLFDLSEAHCARGEVELGRILKKRNVRRTSVIITTKIYWSTKFPHANRSDERGLSRKHIIESVRASLQRLQVDYIDVVLLHKTDPVCPMEELVRAMNFVINQGWVMYWGTARWLPSEIMDAYTNCRQFNCITPIVEQTEYHMFCREKPEIYMPELYHKIGVGIMCLIPGMMAWSAITTGKGREEITGLFAKSRFNRKYSTFSWCEEDLAGADVSEMRISNSKEQVAGEELRTYGDKLRDLANLAATMNCTMSQLAVAWCLKNESINCLLLGATSVEQFKENIHALQIVPQLTPVVMIEIERLLSNKPQRPPMVSTLAMRNQQNSATVRVDLTGASTSGAGSPKPDAEGAEVEITTPAKESGRGFCEIQ; encoded by the exons ATGAGGCGGCACGAGATGCAAGGCAGGGAGGGCAGCGGCAAAGACGGCATCATGTCGCGCAGCGAGTCGACGGTCAGCCGCTGCACGCCACATACGCCGCTGGGCCCACCCGACTCCGTCAGCGTCGACTCAAATCCCATGCCCACCATATACCG ATGTCGCGCTCCAATCGCTTCGCTTGATTGCATGGACGAATTCAGCGCCAATTCACAGCAAATGTTGGATCAAG CCGGCGAAATGAATTCGTCGAAGCATATGTCAGCCTACATGGGCAACCATGCAAGTATGCCCTCATCAGTGACGCCTGGTCTTCGTTACAAGAACTTGGGAAAGTCAGGCCTGAGGGTGCCGAATATTGGCTTAGGAATGTGGACGATGTTGAGTGAAGACTGCGCTGAAGACATCATCATGACCGCTTTAGAAAACGGAATCAATTTGTTTGACCTGTCAGAGGCGCATTGTG CCAGAGGTGAAGTTGAACTGGGTAGAATActgaaaaaaagaaatgtaaggCGAACGAGTGttattataacaacaaaaatatattggagTACGAA GTTTCCTCATGCTAACAGGTCAGATGAAAGGGGTTTATCTAGAAAACATATCATTGAAAGTGTAAGAGCGTCACTACAGAGACTTCAAGTTGATTACATAGATGTTGTACTTTTGCACAAAACCGATCCGGTTTGTCCCATGGAAG AGTTGGTTCGCGCAATGAACTTCGTGATCAATCAAGGATGGGTTATGTATTGGGGGACAGCTCGTTGGTTGCCGTCTGAG ATAATGGACGCGTACACTAACTGCCGACAGTTCAACTGCATCACACCTATCGTCGAACAGACCGAGTACCATATGTTCTGCAGAGAAAAACCCGAGATATACATGCCCGAACTGTACCATAAGATAGGTGTTG GCATCATGTGTCTGATCCCAGGGATGATGGCATGGTCTGCGATAACAACTGGCAAAGGTCGTGAAGAAATAACGGGACTCTTTGCAAAGTCGCGATTCAACAGGAAATACAGCACATTCAGCTGGTGTGAGGAAGACTTAGCTGGTGCAGATGTAAGCGAG ATGAGGATTTCCAATAGCAAGGAACAGGTGGCTGGAGAGGAACTGCGCACTTATGGAGACAAACTGCGTGATCTGGCTAATCTTGCAGCTACAATGA ATTGCACTATGAGTCAACTGGCTGTCGCTTGGTGCCTCAAAAATGAGTCCATAAACTGCTTACTGCTGGGCGCCACCAGTGTTGaacaatttaaagaaaatattcatgCTTTACAG ATCGTACCCCAGCTCACTCCAGTGGTGATGATAGAGATCGAGAGATTGCTATCGAACAAGCCACAAAGACCACCAATGGTCTCGACCCTCGCGATGCGCAATCAACAGAACAGTGCCACAGTTCGAGTAGATTTGAC TGGAGCTTCTACATCTGGTGCGGGATCACCTAAACCTGATGCTGAGGGCGCTGAGGTCGAGATCACCACCCCCGCTAAAGAGTCGGGGCGTGGCTTTTGTGAGATTCAGTGA
- the LOC124543288 gene encoding voltage-gated potassium channel subunit beta-2 isoform X6, producing the protein MRRHEMQGREGSGKDGIMSRSESTVSRCTPHTPLGPPDSVSVDSNPMPTIYRCRAPIASLDCMDEFSANSQQMLDQAGEMNSSKHMSAYMGNHASMPSSVTPGLRYKNLGKSGLRVPNIGLGMWTMLSEDCAEDIIMTALENGINLFDLSEAHCARGEVELGRILKKRNVRRTSVIITTKIYWSTKSDERGLSRKHIIESVRASLQRLQVDYIDVVLLHKTDPVCPMEELVRAMNFVINQGWVMYWGTARWLPSEIMDAYTNCRQFNCITPIVEQTEYHMFCREKPEIYMPELYHKIGVGMMAWSAITTGKGREEITGLFAKSRFNRKYSTFSWCEEDLAGADVSEVSPCFSQMRISNSKEQVAGEELRTYGDKLRDLANLAATMNCTMSQLAVAWCLKNESINCLLLGATSVEQFKENIHALQIVPQLTPVVMIEIERLLSNKPQRPPMVSTLAMRNQQNSATVRVDLTGASTSGAGSPKPDAEGAEVEITTPAKESGRGFCEIQ; encoded by the exons ATGAGGCGGCACGAGATGCAAGGCAGGGAGGGCAGCGGCAAAGACGGCATCATGTCGCGCAGCGAGTCGACGGTCAGCCGCTGCACGCCACATACGCCGCTGGGCCCACCCGACTCCGTCAGCGTCGACTCAAATCCCATGCCCACCATATACCG ATGTCGCGCTCCAATCGCTTCGCTTGATTGCATGGACGAATTCAGCGCCAATTCACAGCAAATGTTGGATCAAG CCGGCGAAATGAATTCGTCGAAGCATATGTCAGCCTACATGGGCAACCATGCAAGTATGCCCTCATCAGTGACGCCTGGTCTTCGTTACAAGAACTTGGGAAAGTCAGGCCTGAGGGTGCCGAATATTGGCTTAGGAATGTGGACGATGTTGAGTGAAGACTGCGCTGAAGACATCATCATGACCGCTTTAGAAAACGGAATCAATTTGTTTGACCTGTCAGAGGCGCATTGTG CCAGAGGTGAAGTTGAACTGGGTAGAATActgaaaaaaagaaatgtaaggCGAACGAGTGttattataacaacaaaaatatattggagTACGAA GTCAGATGAAAGGGGTTTATCTAGAAAACATATCATTGAAAGTGTAAGAGCGTCACTACAGAGACTTCAAGTTGATTACATAGATGTTGTACTTTTGCACAAAACCGATCCGGTTTGTCCCATGGAAG AGTTGGTTCGCGCAATGAACTTCGTGATCAATCAAGGATGGGTTATGTATTGGGGGACAGCTCGTTGGTTGCCGTCTGAG ATAATGGACGCGTACACTAACTGCCGACAGTTCAACTGCATCACACCTATCGTCGAACAGACCGAGTACCATATGTTCTGCAGAGAAAAACCCGAGATATACATGCCCGAACTGTACCATAAGATAGGTGTTG GGATGATGGCATGGTCTGCGATAACAACTGGCAAAGGTCGTGAAGAAATAACGGGACTCTTTGCAAAGTCGCGATTCAACAGGAAATACAGCACATTCAGCTGGTGTGAGGAAGACTTAGCTGGTGCAGATGTAAGCGAGGTCAGTCCA tgttTTTCTCAGATGAGGATTTCCAATAGCAAGGAACAGGTGGCTGGAGAGGAACTGCGCACTTATGGAGACAAACTGCGTGATCTGGCTAATCTTGCAGCTACAATGA ATTGCACTATGAGTCAACTGGCTGTCGCTTGGTGCCTCAAAAATGAGTCCATAAACTGCTTACTGCTGGGCGCCACCAGTGTTGaacaatttaaagaaaatattcatgCTTTACAG ATCGTACCCCAGCTCACTCCAGTGGTGATGATAGAGATCGAGAGATTGCTATCGAACAAGCCACAAAGACCACCAATGGTCTCGACCCTCGCGATGCGCAATCAACAGAACAGTGCCACAGTTCGAGTAGATTTGAC TGGAGCTTCTACATCTGGTGCGGGATCACCTAAACCTGATGCTGAGGGCGCTGAGGTCGAGATCACCACCCCCGCTAAAGAGTCGGGGCGTGGCTTTTGTGAGATTCAGTGA
- the LOC124543288 gene encoding voltage-gated potassium channel subunit beta-2 isoform X7, translating to MQKEKECQAREAEEVRKLDIKLLHQRAIEAEEEQKREIAEAVEELRGISTSWSHHRLCDLQRQAARWRHSRPSIPDTKHYRNAMKKACSAQLTKPQSSQSISDNEGIFINLSRLGSCRDESIDSDGCCETPCCISGEEARNWRASANDVSPSVRGELVKAPSCPGCRAPIASLDCMDEFSANSQQMLDQAGEMNSSKHMSAYMGNHASMPSSVTPGLRYKNLGKSGLRVPNIGLGMWTMLSEDCAEDIIMTALENGINLFDLSEAHCARGEVELGRILKKRNVRRTSVIITTKIYWSTKFPHANRSDERGLSRKHIIESVRASLQRLQVDYIDVVLLHKTDPVCPMEELVRAMNFVINQGWVMYWGTARWLPSEIMDAYTNCRQFNCITPIVEQTEYHMFCREKPEIYMPELYHKIGVGIMCLIPGMMAWSAITTGKGREEITGLFAKSRFNRKYSTFSWCEEDLAGADVSEMRISNSKEQVAGEELRTYGDKLRDLANLAATMNCTMSQLAVAWCLKNESINCLLLGATSVEQFKENIHALQIVPQLTPVVMIEIERLLSNKPQRPPMVSTLAMRNQQNSATVRVDLTGASTSGAGSPKPDAEGAEVEITTPAKESGRGFCEIQ from the exons ATGCAAAAG GAAAAAGAATGCCAAGCAAGAGAAGCAGAGGAAGTCAGGAAGTTGGATATAAAACTCCTTCATCAGCGGGCTATAGAAGCAGAAGAGGAACAAAAGCGTGAG ATCGCTGAAGCAGTCGAAGAGTTGCGAGGGATAAGCACTTCATGGTCACATCATAGATTATGTGACTTACAAAGGCAAGCCGCGAGGTGGCGCCACAGTCGGCCATCAATACCGGACACTAAACATTATAGA AATGCTATGAAAAAAGCCTGCAGCGCCCAGCTGACGAAACCTCAATCTAGTCAAAGCATAAGCGACAATGAAGGGATCTTCATAAACCTGTCGCGGCTCGGATCTTGCAGAG ATGAATCTATTGATAGTGATGGCTGCTGCGAAACCCCATGCTGTATCAGTGGGGAAGAGGCAAGGAATTGGAGAGCGTCGGCTAATGATGTCAGTCCATCAGTCAGAGGCGAGCTCGTCAAAGCTCCATCGTGTCCAGG ATGTCGCGCTCCAATCGCTTCGCTTGATTGCATGGACGAATTCAGCGCCAATTCACAGCAAATGTTGGATCAAG CCGGCGAAATGAATTCGTCGAAGCATATGTCAGCCTACATGGGCAACCATGCAAGTATGCCCTCATCAGTGACGCCTGGTCTTCGTTACAAGAACTTGGGAAAGTCAGGCCTGAGGGTGCCGAATATTGGCTTAGGAATGTGGACGATGTTGAGTGAAGACTGCGCTGAAGACATCATCATGACCGCTTTAGAAAACGGAATCAATTTGTTTGACCTGTCAGAGGCGCATTGTG CCAGAGGTGAAGTTGAACTGGGTAGAATActgaaaaaaagaaatgtaaggCGAACGAGTGttattataacaacaaaaatatattggagTACGAA GTTTCCTCATGCTAACAGGTCAGATGAAAGGGGTTTATCTAGAAAACATATCATTGAAAGTGTAAGAGCGTCACTACAGAGACTTCAAGTTGATTACATAGATGTTGTACTTTTGCACAAAACCGATCCGGTTTGTCCCATGGAAG AGTTGGTTCGCGCAATGAACTTCGTGATCAATCAAGGATGGGTTATGTATTGGGGGACAGCTCGTTGGTTGCCGTCTGAG ATAATGGACGCGTACACTAACTGCCGACAGTTCAACTGCATCACACCTATCGTCGAACAGACCGAGTACCATATGTTCTGCAGAGAAAAACCCGAGATATACATGCCCGAACTGTACCATAAGATAGGTGTTG GCATCATGTGTCTGATCCCAGGGATGATGGCATGGTCTGCGATAACAACTGGCAAAGGTCGTGAAGAAATAACGGGACTCTTTGCAAAGTCGCGATTCAACAGGAAATACAGCACATTCAGCTGGTGTGAGGAAGACTTAGCTGGTGCAGATGTAAGCGAG ATGAGGATTTCCAATAGCAAGGAACAGGTGGCTGGAGAGGAACTGCGCACTTATGGAGACAAACTGCGTGATCTGGCTAATCTTGCAGCTACAATGA ATTGCACTATGAGTCAACTGGCTGTCGCTTGGTGCCTCAAAAATGAGTCCATAAACTGCTTACTGCTGGGCGCCACCAGTGTTGaacaatttaaagaaaatattcatgCTTTACAG ATCGTACCCCAGCTCACTCCAGTGGTGATGATAGAGATCGAGAGATTGCTATCGAACAAGCCACAAAGACCACCAATGGTCTCGACCCTCGCGATGCGCAATCAACAGAACAGTGCCACAGTTCGAGTAGATTTGAC TGGAGCTTCTACATCTGGTGCGGGATCACCTAAACCTGATGCTGAGGGCGCTGAGGTCGAGATCACCACCCCCGCTAAAGAGTCGGGGCGTGGCTTTTGTGAGATTCAGTGA
- the LOC124543288 gene encoding voltage-gated potassium channel subunit beta-2 isoform X3, with protein sequence MRRHEMQGREGSGKDGIMSRSESTVSRCTPHTPLGPPDSVSVDSNPMPTIYRCRAPIASLDCMDEFSANSQQMLDQAGEMNSSKHMSAYMGNHASMPSSVTPGLRYKNLGKSGLRVPNIGLGMWTMLSEDCAEDIIMTALENGINLFDLSEAHCARGEVELGRILKKRNVRRTSVIITTKIYWSTKSDERGLSRKHIIESVRASLQRLQVDYIDVVLLHKTDPVCPMEELVRAMNFVINQGWVMYWGTARWLPSEIMDAYTNCRQFNCITPIVEQTEYHMFCREKPEIYMPELYHKIGVGIMCLIPGMMAWSAITTGKGREEITGLFAKSRFNRKYSTFSWCEEDLAGADVSEVSPCFSQMRISNSKEQVAGEELRTYGDKLRDLANLAATMNCTMSQLAVAWCLKNESINCLLLGATSVEQFKENIHALQIVPQLTPVVMIEIERLLSNKPQRPPMVSTLAMRNQQNSATVRVDLTGASTSGAGSPKPDAEGAEVEITTPAKESGRGFCEIQ encoded by the exons ATGAGGCGGCACGAGATGCAAGGCAGGGAGGGCAGCGGCAAAGACGGCATCATGTCGCGCAGCGAGTCGACGGTCAGCCGCTGCACGCCACATACGCCGCTGGGCCCACCCGACTCCGTCAGCGTCGACTCAAATCCCATGCCCACCATATACCG ATGTCGCGCTCCAATCGCTTCGCTTGATTGCATGGACGAATTCAGCGCCAATTCACAGCAAATGTTGGATCAAG CCGGCGAAATGAATTCGTCGAAGCATATGTCAGCCTACATGGGCAACCATGCAAGTATGCCCTCATCAGTGACGCCTGGTCTTCGTTACAAGAACTTGGGAAAGTCAGGCCTGAGGGTGCCGAATATTGGCTTAGGAATGTGGACGATGTTGAGTGAAGACTGCGCTGAAGACATCATCATGACCGCTTTAGAAAACGGAATCAATTTGTTTGACCTGTCAGAGGCGCATTGTG CCAGAGGTGAAGTTGAACTGGGTAGAATActgaaaaaaagaaatgtaaggCGAACGAGTGttattataacaacaaaaatatattggagTACGAA GTCAGATGAAAGGGGTTTATCTAGAAAACATATCATTGAAAGTGTAAGAGCGTCACTACAGAGACTTCAAGTTGATTACATAGATGTTGTACTTTTGCACAAAACCGATCCGGTTTGTCCCATGGAAG AGTTGGTTCGCGCAATGAACTTCGTGATCAATCAAGGATGGGTTATGTATTGGGGGACAGCTCGTTGGTTGCCGTCTGAG ATAATGGACGCGTACACTAACTGCCGACAGTTCAACTGCATCACACCTATCGTCGAACAGACCGAGTACCATATGTTCTGCAGAGAAAAACCCGAGATATACATGCCCGAACTGTACCATAAGATAGGTGTTG GCATCATGTGTCTGATCCCAGGGATGATGGCATGGTCTGCGATAACAACTGGCAAAGGTCGTGAAGAAATAACGGGACTCTTTGCAAAGTCGCGATTCAACAGGAAATACAGCACATTCAGCTGGTGTGAGGAAGACTTAGCTGGTGCAGATGTAAGCGAGGTCAGTCCA tgttTTTCTCAGATGAGGATTTCCAATAGCAAGGAACAGGTGGCTGGAGAGGAACTGCGCACTTATGGAGACAAACTGCGTGATCTGGCTAATCTTGCAGCTACAATGA ATTGCACTATGAGTCAACTGGCTGTCGCTTGGTGCCTCAAAAATGAGTCCATAAACTGCTTACTGCTGGGCGCCACCAGTGTTGaacaatttaaagaaaatattcatgCTTTACAG ATCGTACCCCAGCTCACTCCAGTGGTGATGATAGAGATCGAGAGATTGCTATCGAACAAGCCACAAAGACCACCAATGGTCTCGACCCTCGCGATGCGCAATCAACAGAACAGTGCCACAGTTCGAGTAGATTTGAC TGGAGCTTCTACATCTGGTGCGGGATCACCTAAACCTGATGCTGAGGGCGCTGAGGTCGAGATCACCACCCCCGCTAAAGAGTCGGGGCGTGGCTTTTGTGAGATTCAGTGA
- the LOC124543288 gene encoding voltage-gated potassium channel subunit beta-2 isoform X2 translates to MRRHEMQGREGSGKDGIMSRSESTVSRCTPHTPLGPPDSVSVDSNPMPTIYRCRAPIASLDCMDEFSANSQQMLDQAGEMNSSKHMSAYMGNHASMPSSVTPGLRYKNLGKSGLRVPNIGLGMWTMLSEDCAEDIIMTALENGINLFDLSEAHCARGEVELGRILKKRNVRRTSVIITTKIYWSTKFPHANRSDERGLSRKHIIESVRASLQRLQVDYIDVVLLHKTDPVCPMEELVRAMNFVINQGWVMYWGTARWLPSEIMDAYTNCRQFNCITPIVEQTEYHMFCREKPEIYMPELYHKIGVGIMCLIPGMMAWSAITTGKGREEITGLFAKSRFNRKYSTFSWCEEDLAGADVSEVSPMRISNSKEQVAGEELRTYGDKLRDLANLAATMNCTMSQLAVAWCLKNESINCLLLGATSVEQFKENIHALQIVPQLTPVVMIEIERLLSNKPQRPPMVSTLAMRNQQNSATVRVDLTGASTSGAGSPKPDAEGAEVEITTPAKESGRGFCEIQ, encoded by the exons ATGAGGCGGCACGAGATGCAAGGCAGGGAGGGCAGCGGCAAAGACGGCATCATGTCGCGCAGCGAGTCGACGGTCAGCCGCTGCACGCCACATACGCCGCTGGGCCCACCCGACTCCGTCAGCGTCGACTCAAATCCCATGCCCACCATATACCG ATGTCGCGCTCCAATCGCTTCGCTTGATTGCATGGACGAATTCAGCGCCAATTCACAGCAAATGTTGGATCAAG CCGGCGAAATGAATTCGTCGAAGCATATGTCAGCCTACATGGGCAACCATGCAAGTATGCCCTCATCAGTGACGCCTGGTCTTCGTTACAAGAACTTGGGAAAGTCAGGCCTGAGGGTGCCGAATATTGGCTTAGGAATGTGGACGATGTTGAGTGAAGACTGCGCTGAAGACATCATCATGACCGCTTTAGAAAACGGAATCAATTTGTTTGACCTGTCAGAGGCGCATTGTG CCAGAGGTGAAGTTGAACTGGGTAGAATActgaaaaaaagaaatgtaaggCGAACGAGTGttattataacaacaaaaatatattggagTACGAA GTTTCCTCATGCTAACAGGTCAGATGAAAGGGGTTTATCTAGAAAACATATCATTGAAAGTGTAAGAGCGTCACTACAGAGACTTCAAGTTGATTACATAGATGTTGTACTTTTGCACAAAACCGATCCGGTTTGTCCCATGGAAG AGTTGGTTCGCGCAATGAACTTCGTGATCAATCAAGGATGGGTTATGTATTGGGGGACAGCTCGTTGGTTGCCGTCTGAG ATAATGGACGCGTACACTAACTGCCGACAGTTCAACTGCATCACACCTATCGTCGAACAGACCGAGTACCATATGTTCTGCAGAGAAAAACCCGAGATATACATGCCCGAACTGTACCATAAGATAGGTGTTG GCATCATGTGTCTGATCCCAGGGATGATGGCATGGTCTGCGATAACAACTGGCAAAGGTCGTGAAGAAATAACGGGACTCTTTGCAAAGTCGCGATTCAACAGGAAATACAGCACATTCAGCTGGTGTGAGGAAGACTTAGCTGGTGCAGATGTAAGCGAGGTCAGTCCA ATGAGGATTTCCAATAGCAAGGAACAGGTGGCTGGAGAGGAACTGCGCACTTATGGAGACAAACTGCGTGATCTGGCTAATCTTGCAGCTACAATGA ATTGCACTATGAGTCAACTGGCTGTCGCTTGGTGCCTCAAAAATGAGTCCATAAACTGCTTACTGCTGGGCGCCACCAGTGTTGaacaatttaaagaaaatattcatgCTTTACAG ATCGTACCCCAGCTCACTCCAGTGGTGATGATAGAGATCGAGAGATTGCTATCGAACAAGCCACAAAGACCACCAATGGTCTCGACCCTCGCGATGCGCAATCAACAGAACAGTGCCACAGTTCGAGTAGATTTGAC TGGAGCTTCTACATCTGGTGCGGGATCACCTAAACCTGATGCTGAGGGCGCTGAGGTCGAGATCACCACCCCCGCTAAAGAGTCGGGGCGTGGCTTTTGTGAGATTCAGTGA
- the LOC124543288 gene encoding voltage-gated potassium channel subunit beta-2 isoform X1 translates to MRRHEMQGREGSGKDGIMSRSESTVSRCTPHTPLGPPDSVSVDSNPMPTIYRCRAPIASLDCMDEFSANSQQMLDQAGEMNSSKHMSAYMGNHASMPSSVTPGLRYKNLGKSGLRVPNIGLGMWTMLSEDCAEDIIMTALENGINLFDLSEAHCARGEVELGRILKKRNVRRTSVIITTKIYWSTKFPHANRSDERGLSRKHIIESVRASLQRLQVDYIDVVLLHKTDPVCPMEELVRAMNFVINQGWVMYWGTARWLPSEIMDAYTNCRQFNCITPIVEQTEYHMFCREKPEIYMPELYHKIGVGIMCLIPGMMAWSAITTGKGREEITGLFAKSRFNRKYSTFSWCEEDLAGADVSEVSPCFSQMRISNSKEQVAGEELRTYGDKLRDLANLAATMNCTMSQLAVAWCLKNESINCLLLGATSVEQFKENIHALQIVPQLTPVVMIEIERLLSNKPQRPPMVSTLAMRNQQNSATVRVDLTGASTSGAGSPKPDAEGAEVEITTPAKESGRGFCEIQ, encoded by the exons ATGAGGCGGCACGAGATGCAAGGCAGGGAGGGCAGCGGCAAAGACGGCATCATGTCGCGCAGCGAGTCGACGGTCAGCCGCTGCACGCCACATACGCCGCTGGGCCCACCCGACTCCGTCAGCGTCGACTCAAATCCCATGCCCACCATATACCG ATGTCGCGCTCCAATCGCTTCGCTTGATTGCATGGACGAATTCAGCGCCAATTCACAGCAAATGTTGGATCAAG CCGGCGAAATGAATTCGTCGAAGCATATGTCAGCCTACATGGGCAACCATGCAAGTATGCCCTCATCAGTGACGCCTGGTCTTCGTTACAAGAACTTGGGAAAGTCAGGCCTGAGGGTGCCGAATATTGGCTTAGGAATGTGGACGATGTTGAGTGAAGACTGCGCTGAAGACATCATCATGACCGCTTTAGAAAACGGAATCAATTTGTTTGACCTGTCAGAGGCGCATTGTG CCAGAGGTGAAGTTGAACTGGGTAGAATActgaaaaaaagaaatgtaaggCGAACGAGTGttattataacaacaaaaatatattggagTACGAA GTTTCCTCATGCTAACAGGTCAGATGAAAGGGGTTTATCTAGAAAACATATCATTGAAAGTGTAAGAGCGTCACTACAGAGACTTCAAGTTGATTACATAGATGTTGTACTTTTGCACAAAACCGATCCGGTTTGTCCCATGGAAG AGTTGGTTCGCGCAATGAACTTCGTGATCAATCAAGGATGGGTTATGTATTGGGGGACAGCTCGTTGGTTGCCGTCTGAG ATAATGGACGCGTACACTAACTGCCGACAGTTCAACTGCATCACACCTATCGTCGAACAGACCGAGTACCATATGTTCTGCAGAGAAAAACCCGAGATATACATGCCCGAACTGTACCATAAGATAGGTGTTG GCATCATGTGTCTGATCCCAGGGATGATGGCATGGTCTGCGATAACAACTGGCAAAGGTCGTGAAGAAATAACGGGACTCTTTGCAAAGTCGCGATTCAACAGGAAATACAGCACATTCAGCTGGTGTGAGGAAGACTTAGCTGGTGCAGATGTAAGCGAGGTCAGTCCA tgttTTTCTCAGATGAGGATTTCCAATAGCAAGGAACAGGTGGCTGGAGAGGAACTGCGCACTTATGGAGACAAACTGCGTGATCTGGCTAATCTTGCAGCTACAATGA ATTGCACTATGAGTCAACTGGCTGTCGCTTGGTGCCTCAAAAATGAGTCCATAAACTGCTTACTGCTGGGCGCCACCAGTGTTGaacaatttaaagaaaatattcatgCTTTACAG ATCGTACCCCAGCTCACTCCAGTGGTGATGATAGAGATCGAGAGATTGCTATCGAACAAGCCACAAAGACCACCAATGGTCTCGACCCTCGCGATGCGCAATCAACAGAACAGTGCCACAGTTCGAGTAGATTTGAC TGGAGCTTCTACATCTGGTGCGGGATCACCTAAACCTGATGCTGAGGGCGCTGAGGTCGAGATCACCACCCCCGCTAAAGAGTCGGGGCGTGGCTTTTGTGAGATTCAGTGA